The Synechococcus sp. RS9916 DNA segment TTCAGCCTGTCACCGGCATCCAGTGATGGCGGGCGGGATGCGTTTGTCGAGAGTGTTGCGTTGGCTTGCCGGGGCCTGATGGAAAGCGGTCAGTTGATGTGGCACGACACCGACAAGAAGGGTCGGCCTCGGGAACGGGATTGTCGACCGTCGCTGCTTGATCTGCGCTGTCAACCCTGCAATGGGGTGGGTGCCCCTGTGGCCGAACTGGAGCTGCACGCTGCGATCGATGCCATGGGACGCAGCCTCAAGCCATCTCAGATTCAGCATTGGTTGCAGGAGCAGCTCAACCAGGATCTGCAGATGGAGCGGGTGCAACGCCTTGCGCTGCTGCTGCAGTGAACAAAGATCCCCGGTGCTAAGTTGACTTCAAGACGAAAGGCTTTGGGCGTTTGCGCCACTGCCGCGTCCCGGTCTTTCTATTCCCAGATCCTGAGGAACGAGAGGCCCATCGCCTCCGGTACTTCGACCCGTTCGCGTCGAAGCCGAGTGCTGATTCTCAGAGGAGTCACGACTCCGTTTCATTCCACGGCTCCGGCCTCAATCTTTTTTTCACCCGATTGATCGACCGCGTGTCGTCGATCGGATTTACGTCCCTGCGGGCGATCGACCGACTTATCCATGCCTCAACAGATCATCATCGCCGAGCAGCTGCGTATCGCAGCAGTGCTCTCTGATGAACGGGTTGATGAACTGATCGTTGCCCAGGGTCGCTATCAAATTGGCGATGTGTATCTGGGCACGGTTGAGAACGTGCTTCCCGGCATCGATGCCGCCTTTGTGAACATTGGCGAGAGTGAAAAAAACGGCTTCATTCACGTCACGGATTTAGGCCCCTTGCGGCTGAAGAAAGGGGCCGCAGGCATCACGGAGCTCCTGGAACCACGCCAGAAAGTGCTGGTTCAAGTGATGAAGGAGCCCACCGGCACGAAGGGCCCCCGTCTCACAGGCAATCTGGCCTTGCCGGGTCGCTACCTGGTGCTTCAGCCCAGTGGTCAGGGGGTGAACATCTCGCGGCGGATCTCTGCAGAAGGGGAGCGCAACCGTCTGCGGGCCCTTGGAGTTCTGGTCAAACCCCCTGGTGCTGGCCTGTTGATTCGCACTGAGGCGGAGGGTGTCAGCGAAGAGTTGCTGATCGATGACCTCGAAACGCTTCTGCGCCAGTGGGAAGCCATCCAAAAGGCGGCGGAGTCAGCGGTGCCACCCGTGCTGCTCAACCGCGATGAAGATTTCATCCATCGCATCCTGCGTGACCATGCCGGTCCCGACCTGGTGCGGGTGGTGCTGGACGATCCCGGCGCTGTCGACCGGGTGCGTGACTTCCTGGGCCAGGACGACAACAACGTGTTGGTCGAGGCCCACAGTGAACCCGCTGAGATCCTCGAACATTTCAAGGTCAATGCCGCGATCCGCGATGCTCTCAAGCCTCGTGTGGATCTTCCTTCTGGCGGCTACGTGATCATCGAGCCCACCGAGGCGCTCACGGTGATCGATGTGAACTCCGGTTCATTCACCCGCTCGGCCAACGCCCGGGAAACGGTGCTTTGGACCAATTGCGAAGCGGCCGTTGAAATTGCCCGCCAGCTCAAGCTGCGCAACATCGGTGGCGTGATCATTGTCGATTTCATCGACATGGATTCCCGTCGTGATCAGCTCCAGTTGCTGGAGCATTTCACCGCGGCGATCCGTGATGACGCGGCGCGCCCACAGATCGCGCAGTTGTCTGAATTGGGCCTGGTCGAGCTCACACGCAAGCGTCAAGGCCAGAACATCTACGAACTGTTCGGACGGGCTTGCCCCAGTTGCGGTGGCCTGGGCCATGTCGCGGTGCTGCCGGGCAAAGATCTGATGCAGCCTCTGGCTGCGGCGACCGGTCTGGTGCGTTCGGCGGCCTCGGCCCGTGCCGAAGCGGCTCCACCAGCGGAGTCCGGCGGTGGCCGCCGCCGCCGTGGTGGTCGCGGTCGCGCTGCAGCTGCAGCCGTCTCTGCGCTTGATGAAGGGGTGGATTCGTCCACCAAGGCTGATGACGTCACGGGATCGTCTGCCGAGTCCAATGGGGCTTCGCTCAGCGCAGCTGTCGAGGCTCCCGTGCGTCGCCCTGAGCCTGAACTCCTGGCAGTGCCCATGAGTGATGCGCAGGAGCAGGTGTTTGGCTGGCTGGGCCTCAACCCGGCTTTGCTGCTCGATACCCCGCCCGACAGTGACAACCTGATGGTGCGGGTGGTGCGTCCCGGAGAACGTGAGGAGGAGGTTCTCGAGCAGGCCCGTCAACAGTTGGCGGCGAACTCCGGACGCCGTCGTCGTCGCGGTGGCCGCGGTGGTGGTCGTTCCGGTGGAGGCCGGTCCAGTAGTGCCGCTGAAGGTGCGACCAAAGCCAACGCCTCCGCATCCGAACCGTCCACACCGCTGTTGGTGGAAATCACTCCTCTGGAGGTCACAACGTCCAGTTTTGAAGAACCATCCATCACGATCACGCCGGCTCCTCATGACGCTGTGGCCTCTTCTGTGAAGGCCACCCCTGTCGCTGCGACGGTGACGAAACAGGCCTCACCTGAACTTGCTGCTGATGGCGATGCCGACGCCGGAGATCAGGAACCGCGCCGCCGTCGCCGCCGATCGTCGGCTGCTGTCGCTGACTGAATGAGGCCCCGAGATGGTGGCCTGGGAAGCGGGTGTGGATGAAGTGGGACGGGGCTGTTGGTTTGGTCCCGTTTTTGCTGCTGCGGTTGTGCTCTCCGAGGCTGCAGCGTCTGCGCTGACCGCCGAAGGACTCACCGACAGCAAGGCCCTGACAGCCCGACACCGGGCTCGGCTCGTGCCCCTGATCGAAGACGCGGCCGAGGCCTGGGCTCTGGGGCAAGCTTCAGCCCGGGAAATCGATCATCACGGCATCCGCAGGGCCACTGAACTGGCCATGCTGCGGGCGTTGCAACGGCTGCCGCAGCAGCCCGCCCTGGTGCTGGTGGATGGGGTGCTGCCGCTGCGGCTCTGGCCGCACTCGCAGCAGACGATTGTGCGGGGAGACAGCAGCAAGGCCTCAATTGCTGCCGCCAGCGTGCTGGCCAAGGAGTCTCGGGATGCACTGATCCGTCGCCTGGCCGAACGCTTTCCGGGTTACGGATTGGAACGTCATGCCGGTTACGGCACGGCAGTGCATCGCCAGGCTCTGCTGGCCCATGGGCCGACTGCCATGCACCGATGTTCCTTTCTGAAGAAGGTGCTGCCCCCAGGCTGATGTCAGGCCGCCTGCTCGGAGCTGCACCAGTCGCGGAAGTCACCCACCAGTTGCTGACCAACACGACCTTTGATGGTCAGCAGGATCCCGTTCAGAATCGATTCCCCCGTGCTCTCAAGCACTTTGCGGGGGATCAGACGCAGCAAGGGGGGTTGGCTCACTTTCACCCCCAGGGTGGCCACACCTTTCAGCCCGGTGCCGCTCGCTTCCAGCACGGATTCCAAACTGAGCGCGAAATCATCGACTAAACCCAGCCCTTCAAGTTGGGCATCCACCGCGCGCATGATCAGGGTCTGACCTTCCCTGTGCACGTTGAGCGACACCACCGGTTTGACCTGCAGCTGAAACACCTGAATCGTGGTCACGGTGTAGCGGTACCGCCCTGGCTCCAGTCGTTCGAGCTGACTGGGATCGAGCAGGGCCTTCACCACCCGGTCTTCTTCCTGCAGGTAGGCCGGCAGGCGGTCGATCTGGGTCTGAACAGGCAGATCCAGCTTCTGGCTGGCGCTGAAGGCCAGGGGCATGGGCGGTGGCTGACGCGGCATGATCCTATCGAGTGTTTCTGCGCTGATCGATGCCCATCTCTGTGGCGTTCCTGGGCCCTGTGGGCACCTACGGAGAGAAGGCGGCTCGGGCGCTGCTTCAGCTCGAGCATCAGGACGAGGCGCGCTTGGTGCCCTGTGTCGGCCTGCGGTCTGTCGTGGAGCATGTGGCCGATGGTCGTTGTGACGCGGCCGTGGTTCCGGTCGAGAACTCTGTGGAGGGGGGCGTGACCGCCAGCCTGGATGCGCTTTGGTCGAACCCAGACCTTTGCATTCGAAGGGCCCTGGTATTGCCCATTCGTCATGCCCTGCTCAGCAGTGGTCGGATGGAAGAGATTTCCGAGGTGTTGTCCCATCCGCAGGCACTTGCTCAATGCAGTGGGTGGTTGGCGCGCCATCTCCCCAATGCACTGCAGCTGGCTACCACTTCCACAGCTGAGGCTGCCCGCATGGTGCAGGGCAGTCGCTTCCGGGCCGCAATCGCCAGTCGTTCACTACATCAGGAGTGTGAACTGACTGAGCTGGCCTATCCGATTAACGATGCGGCAGGCAACTGCACCCGGTTTCTGTTCCTGCAGCGTGGTGAGCGGCGCCCCCATGGTGATGTCGCCAGTTTGGCATTCTCGCTGCACCGCAATGCGCCAGGGGCGCTGCTGGAGGCCCTTGCAGCGGTAGCGGATCTGGGGCTCAACATGAGCCGGATTGAATCCAGACCGTCCAAGCGGGAACTGGGTGAGTACGTGTTTTTTGTCGATGTCGACCTCCCCGCAGGTGAAGGCGGCCATCTGCAGCAGCTCACCGAGCGGCTGATGCCTCTTTGTGAGCACTTAGCCCAGTTCGGGGCTTACCCCAGCAGCGAATGGGTCGAGGACTGATGGGTGCCAATGGGCTCGAGCTGTTGGGGGCGCAGCTGATCCCAGTGTTCAAAGGGCTGCAGCACCCAGGGGTTGTGGGGAAGCTCCATGGCCCAGAAGTCCGGTTGGACGGTGCTGCTGGCTTTGTGCCAGAGCACGGCAGTTTTGATCTCGGCGCCTGGGAGGGTGTCGGCTAGCCATTGGCGGGCTGCGATCAGAGTGGCGCCACTGTCGGCCAGATCGTCCACTAACAAGAGTCGTGGACCGAGCTTGCTGCAGGTGTGGGCTAATTGGCTGCCAAGCGTCAGGGACCCTTGGTTGCGATCACCTTCGCCTTCGTAACTGCTGGCTGCCATCACAACCAGTGGCGTCTGGAAGATCCGGGACAAGGCATCGCCCACGCGCAGGCCACCGCGGGAGAGGGCCACGACTTGATCGAACCCGGCTTGCGCGTTGTGGACTTGCAGGGCCAGATGTTCGATCAACCGGTGGTACTGCTCCCAAGTGATCGCCAGTTCACCGCTGGTGTGATCCACCAGGGGAGGGGCTTGGGTCATGGCTCCTGCTGGCGGGTGGTGCGGAACACTCCGAACTGCATCAGACCGGTGGCGAAAGCCCAGTGCATCAGCAGCAGGGTGGGTGTTTCGCGCAGGCCCTGAAGCACGGCGGAAGGACCAAGGCCGAGCACTGCTCCGGGGCGCCGAAGGCCTTCAACGACGGAATCGATCCACGAAGGAAGTGTGGCTCGGGTCCAGTCACCCACCTCAATGGTCCCGCGCTGATGGGGGCTGGCCTCCAGATTGCGATGGAATCCTTTGATGCTGGAAAATTCGGGGTGGGCCCATTGGGTGAGCAGTTGGTGCATCACCCAGCGTTCGCGGCGATTCATCTCGCCGTCACTGGGATCACGCCTGTTCCAGTCGGCCACCGCCAACGTTCCACCGGGCTTGAGCACGCGCAGCAATTCGTCGGCGTAGCGCTGCTTGTCGGGCATGTGCGGTCCTGCCTCCACGCTCCACACCGCATCAAACTGTTGGTCTGCCAATTGCAGATCAAGGGCATCCATCACAGCGAAGCGGCAGCTGAGTCCTGCAGGCGTTAGGGCTGTGGCCCTGGCCACCTGGGCGGGACTGATGCTGATGCCCAGCACATCGAAGCCATAGTCGCGGGCCAGGATGCGCGCACTGCCGCCAATGCCACAGCCCACATCAAGGATCTTCGTGCCTGGTGATAAGCGATCCAGGCCACTCCAGTGCACGAGAGCATGCACAAAATCGGCTTTCGCTTCGCGAAAATCCCGTTGTCGCGGTGGATCTCCGTAGTGGCCGAGGTGGACGTGCTCACCCCAGAGGTTCTCCAGTAAGCGATCTTCGGTCCAGGCGTCATAGGCCGCGGCGACGCTTTCACTGGAGTGATAGGCGCGGTTGCGCTTCGCCCACAGCAGAACGCCAGCAGCAACCGCCACGGGCAGGCCGATCACCAGCCCAAGAACAGCAGAGGAACTCATCAGTCGACGTTGGCCAGGGTGTCGCGCAGCACGGTGCGTGCCGCCAGTTGGCGCCGGGTCTCATCCAGCATTTCAAATTCAAGCTGCAGACGCTCACGGGTGTCGGTGAGTTCCAGAAGCTCCTGCTGCTGTTCTGCGACGGGGCCTCCCAGATGGGCACCGATCCAGAAGGACAGCTCCCGGGGCAGATCGGGAAGATCGTCGGGAAGAGATGCTGCCGAACCGGTCAGTTTGCCGGTGAGTTCGACCACGTCCTTCAAGGCTTGATCGACGCTCTGCGACAGGGTCTTGAGCTGCTCTGAGTCCTCCACGGGCTCATCTTCGATCCAGCTCACCATCGCCGTGCGGAACGGCGTCTCCCTCACCACATCCAGCACGCGAAAACGTTGCTGTCCCAGCGTGACGATGTTGCTGCGACCGTCTTCCGCAGTCTGATGCTGGAGCACTTCCGCACAACAACCCACCGTGGCCATGGTCTGGGTCTGAGGATCCCAGCGCACCACGCCAAAGCGGCGATCATCTTCAAGCACGCTCTGCAACATCATTCGGTACCGCGACTCGAAGATGTGCAGTGGCAGGACATCCCTCGGAAACAGGACAACATCCGGCAGAGGGAAGAGGGGCAACTCTCTGACGGACAGGTCAGCCACGCAGAACAATTTCAGAAGAAATAATCCTAGGCAGCTGACCTGGGCGACGGCTGAAGCTCAGAGCTTCACTTCAATATCAACACCACTGGGGAGGTCCAGCTTCATCAGGGCGTCGATGGTTTTAGCCGAAGGGCTGTAGATATCGATAATGCGGCGATGGGTGCGCGTCTCGAAGTGCTCACGGGAGTCCTTGTCCACGTGGGGAGAACGCAGCACGCAATAGATCTTGCGCTTGGTGGGCAGGGGAATGGGGCCGATGGCGGTTGCAGCCGTGTTATCGGCGGTTTCAATGATTTTGTCGCAGGACAGATCCAGCATGCGGCGGTCAAACGCCTTCAGGCGAATGCGGATCTTCTGCTGAGCAATAGCGGTGGACATAGGGGGCGCAGAACGGGTCCTGTCAAGGACGAAAAGGGTGAATTGTCGAGGTTCAATCTGTGCTGGAGCTCAGCTCACTAACACCAGAAAAATTTAAAGGATGGGCAGGTCGCGAACGACCCACCCATCCCGTCAATCAAGCGACTGGGATCACTCGATGATCTTGGAGACCACGCCAGC contains these protein-coding regions:
- a CDS encoding Rne/Rng family ribonuclease → MPQQIIIAEQLRIAAVLSDERVDELIVAQGRYQIGDVYLGTVENVLPGIDAAFVNIGESEKNGFIHVTDLGPLRLKKGAAGITELLEPRQKVLVQVMKEPTGTKGPRLTGNLALPGRYLVLQPSGQGVNISRRISAEGERNRLRALGVLVKPPGAGLLIRTEAEGVSEELLIDDLETLLRQWEAIQKAAESAVPPVLLNRDEDFIHRILRDHAGPDLVRVVLDDPGAVDRVRDFLGQDDNNVLVEAHSEPAEILEHFKVNAAIRDALKPRVDLPSGGYVIIEPTEALTVIDVNSGSFTRSANARETVLWTNCEAAVEIARQLKLRNIGGVIIVDFIDMDSRRDQLQLLEHFTAAIRDDAARPQIAQLSELGLVELTRKRQGQNIYELFGRACPSCGGLGHVAVLPGKDLMQPLAAATGLVRSAASARAEAAPPAESGGGRRRRGGRGRAAAAAVSALDEGVDSSTKADDVTGSSAESNGASLSAAVEAPVRRPEPELLAVPMSDAQEQVFGWLGLNPALLLDTPPDSDNLMVRVVRPGEREEEVLEQARQQLAANSGRRRRRGGRGGGRSGGGRSSSAAEGATKANASASEPSTPLLVEITPLEVTTSSFEEPSITITPAPHDAVASSVKATPVAATVTKQASPELAADGDADAGDQEPRRRRRRSSAAVAD
- a CDS encoding ribonuclease HII, which codes for MVAWEAGVDEVGRGCWFGPVFAAAVVLSEAAASALTAEGLTDSKALTARHRARLVPLIEDAAEAWALGQASAREIDHHGIRRATELAMLRALQRLPQQPALVLVDGVLPLRLWPHSQQTIVRGDSSKASIAAASVLAKESRDALIRRLAERFPGYGLERHAGYGTAVHRQALLAHGPTAMHRCSFLKKVLPPG
- a CDS encoding DUF1997 domain-containing protein — its product is MPRQPPPMPLAFSASQKLDLPVQTQIDRLPAYLQEEDRVVKALLDPSQLERLEPGRYRYTVTTIQVFQLQVKPVVSLNVHREGQTLIMRAVDAQLEGLGLVDDFALSLESVLEASGTGLKGVATLGVKVSQPPLLRLIPRKVLESTGESILNGILLTIKGRVGQQLVGDFRDWCSSEQAA
- the pheA gene encoding prephenate dehydratase; translated protein: MPISVAFLGPVGTYGEKAARALLQLEHQDEARLVPCVGLRSVVEHVADGRCDAAVVPVENSVEGGVTASLDALWSNPDLCIRRALVLPIRHALLSSGRMEEISEVLSHPQALAQCSGWLARHLPNALQLATTSTAEAARMVQGSRFRAAIASRSLHQECELTELAYPINDAAGNCTRFLFLQRGERRPHGDVASLAFSLHRNAPGALLEALAAVADLGLNMSRIESRPSKRELGEYVFFVDVDLPAGEGGHLQQLTERLMPLCEHLAQFGAYPSSEWVED
- a CDS encoding phosphoribosyltransferase, which gives rise to MTQAPPLVDHTSGELAITWEQYHRLIEHLALQVHNAQAGFDQVVALSRGGLRVGDALSRIFQTPLVVMAASSYEGEGDRNQGSLTLGSQLAHTCSKLGPRLLLVDDLADSGATLIAARQWLADTLPGAEIKTAVLWHKASSTVQPDFWAMELPHNPWVLQPFEHWDQLRPQQLEPIGTHQSSTHSLLG
- a CDS encoding methyltransferase domain-containing protein; translated protein: MSSSAVLGLVIGLPVAVAAGVLLWAKRNRAYHSSESVAAAYDAWTEDRLLENLWGEHVHLGHYGDPPRQRDFREAKADFVHALVHWSGLDRLSPGTKILDVGCGIGGSARILARDYGFDVLGISISPAQVARATALTPAGLSCRFAVMDALDLQLADQQFDAVWSVEAGPHMPDKQRYADELLRVLKPGGTLAVADWNRRDPSDGEMNRRERWVMHQLLTQWAHPEFSSIKGFHRNLEASPHQRGTIEVGDWTRATLPSWIDSVVEGLRRPGAVLGLGPSAVLQGLRETPTLLLMHWAFATGLMQFGVFRTTRQQEP
- a CDS encoding LON peptidase substrate-binding domain-containing protein → MADLSVRELPLFPLPDVVLFPRDVLPLHIFESRYRMMLQSVLEDDRRFGVVRWDPQTQTMATVGCCAEVLQHQTAEDGRSNIVTLGQQRFRVLDVVRETPFRTAMVSWIEDEPVEDSEQLKTLSQSVDQALKDVVELTGKLTGSAASLPDDLPDLPRELSFWIGAHLGGPVAEQQQELLELTDTRERLQLEFEMLDETRRQLAARTVLRDTLANVD
- the rpsJ gene encoding 30S ribosomal protein S10, whose protein sequence is MSTAIAQQKIRIRLKAFDRRMLDLSCDKIIETADNTAATAIGPIPLPTKRKIYCVLRSPHVDKDSREHFETRTHRRIIDIYSPSAKTIDALMKLDLPSGVDIEVKL